The following are from one region of the Carnobacterium gallinarum DSM 4847 genome:
- a CDS encoding response regulator transcription factor: MKILVVDDDKEIVELLSIYIKNEGYEVEKAYNGKEAITKLVTNPDIDLMVLDVMMPKMDGIEVVKEIRKESQMPILMLSAKTTDMDKIQGLITGADDYVAKPFNPLEVMARIKSLLRRSNYQVTNDEPDILEIGPLVIQKDSHEVTTISGKSIQLTALEFGILYLLASHPNRVFSADEIFERVWQQESLVSAKTVMVHVSHLRDKIEEATGGEKVVQTVWGVGYKIEAR, from the coding sequence ATGAAAATTTTAGTTGTCGATGATGATAAAGAAATTGTTGAATTATTAAGTATTTATATAAAAAATGAAGGCTATGAAGTTGAAAAAGCTTATAATGGTAAAGAGGCAATCACAAAATTAGTGACGAATCCAGATATTGATTTAATGGTGCTAGATGTAATGATGCCTAAGATGGACGGTATTGAAGTTGTCAAAGAAATTCGCAAGGAATCTCAAATGCCTATTTTAATGTTGAGCGCAAAAACAACAGATATGGATAAAATTCAAGGATTGATTACTGGTGCAGATGATTATGTAGCTAAACCATTCAACCCTTTAGAAGTAATGGCTCGCATCAAGTCGTTATTGCGTCGTAGTAATTACCAAGTTACGAACGATGAACCAGATATTTTGGAAATTGGACCTTTAGTGATTCAAAAAGACTCACATGAAGTGACAACGATTTCTGGCAAATCCATTCAATTAACGGCCTTAGAATTTGGTATTTTGTACTTGCTAGCAAGTCATCCTAATCGGGTCTTTAGTGCAGATGAGATTTTTGAACGAGTTTGGCAACAAGAGAGCTTAGTATCAGCAAAAACAGTTATGGTACACGTAAGTCATTTGCGAGATAAGATTGAAGAAGCAACTGGTGGTGAAAAAGTGGTTCAAACTGTTTGGGGCGTTGGCTACAAGATCGAAGCACGCTAA